A single genomic interval of Pseudochaenichthys georgianus chromosome 3, fPseGeo1.2, whole genome shotgun sequence harbors:
- the LOC117439821 gene encoding interferon regulatory factor 1-like, with translation MQHPGRLRLRPWLEEQIESGSYPGVSWLDQAAQIFQIPWKHAARHGWSIDRDATLFRSWAMHTGRYHPGKDTPDPKTWKANFRCALNSLPDICELREHSRKRGSNAYRVYRMLPKTPTHRRRRGLQLFSRPGERHGSLVDETQTTHAWQPRTTRPISDTPQNVVTPAEGPFGNMQTHGMWDGRPEEQEQNEAVFKLMDHLNNTDVWNQSEEQREWRTHTLWDHWHRAGDDDPYSLHTENYSELFGPNHMKELSDWSTHQQTLML, from the exons ATGCAGCACCCAGGCCGGCTGAGGCTGAGGCCGTGGCTGGAGGAGCAGATCGAGTCTGGGAGCTACCCAGGAGTCAGCTGGCTGGACCAG GCAGCACAAATCTTCCAAATCCCGTGGAAACATGCCGCTCGTCATGGATGGAGTATTGACCGAGATGCTACACTCTTCAGGAGTTGGGCCATGCACACAG ggCGGTACCATCCAGGCAAAGATACACCGGACCCCAAGACATGGAAGGCAAATTTCCGCTGTGCCTTGAACTCCCTGCCGGACATCTGTGAGCTGCGGGAGCACAGCAGAAAGAGAGGCAGCAATGCCTACAGAGTGTACAGGATGCTGCCCAAAACACCAACTCACAGACGCAGGAGGG GGCTGCAGTTGTTCAGCAGGCCGGGAGAAAGACATGGGAGTTTAGTTGATGAAACACAAACTACACATGCCTGGCAACCAAGAACAACAAGACCCATTTCAGACACACCGCAGAATGTTGTGACGCCCGCAGAAGGCCCATTTGGTAACATGCAAACACACG GCATGTGGGATGGCAGACCAGAGGAGCAGGAGCAGAATGAAGCTGTGTTTAAG TTGATGGACCACTTGAATAACACTGACGTCTGGAACCAGTCTGAGGAGCAGAGGGaatggagaacacacacactgtgggaCCACTGGCACC GTGCTGGGGATGATGACCCGTACTCTCTGCACACGGAGAACTACAGTGAGCTGTTTGGTCCAAACCACATGAAGGAGCTCTCCGATTGGTCCACACACCAGCAAACACTGATGCTGTAG
- the LOC117439886 gene encoding CDC42 small effector protein 2-like, giving the protein MTEFWVCFSCCIAEQPQPKRRRRIDRSMIGEPTNFVHTTHVGSGDMGLGLSSVDLVQAQMKSKGGYVHGGSEGSQL; this is encoded by the exons ATGACTGAGTTCTGGGTTTGCTTCAGCTGCTGCATTGCAGAGCAGCCACAGCCT AAACGGCGACGACGGATCGATCGCTCCATGATCGGCGAGCCAACAAACTTTGTTCACACCACACACGTAGGCTCGGGGGACATGGGCCTGGGATTGTCATCG GTGGACCTTGTCCAGGCCCAGATGAAGTCTAAAGGCGGCTACGTGCACGGAGGATCCGAAGGCTCTCAGTTGTAA